A window of Miscanthus floridulus cultivar M001 chromosome 12, ASM1932011v1, whole genome shotgun sequence genomic DNA:
CTGGCTGACATAAATACCATTGCTGCCTGGGTGACCTTTACAACTTTAACGCCAGGTTTCGAATGCATCCATCGTGTTGAAACGATACGATGGACTACTATTCTGTGACTGGATTGGCGTGCACATACAGACACATGATGATTCCACAGTACTTGGGGGCCCGGCCAGCACAACGCTATCTTAACCATGACAACCGTCCGACCATAGATTAGTTATGCTACATTATATATTTCATTGAATTGAATAACCCCCTGAATTTGACAAACCCGACGAATCTCGATGCAACCAAACTTGTTCCACAAAAAGCGCGCAAGATAAGCACGAAACAGCATTCACAGCAGTCAGAAGGCTAGCACGTCCCCGCAGGAACGGACGTCGATGGATGAAATGAAGCAACAGAATTCCAATCACCAGAATGCCACTGGGAATCTGGGATggtacaaaacaaacactcaatgCTTGCTCAAAATGAATTTGGCCACGGCAACTGGTTCAAATTCGGCATTAACACAACAACCGCTGCATATGCACCTATCATACAGCTAAATGTAGAATTAGTCATCCATTACAGTCTTCCCATGAACAGTGTACTGGTGAACGTGTAACACAGAATTTCAATTGGTCTCAGGGAAGCACCGAGTTGGGTTGCGCACAATTGGGGCGGCTCCAACAATCCCCGCTAGCTTGCTAGCTTGTGGGATTTGAGTATCGATCAATATCTTCGGATGTCCTTTGGGGGCTTGAAATTGATGGGATGAGTCTCTGGCGTCGCTGTTAAGTCCTCTTTCCACATCTTTATGGTCTTATCCGCCTCGCAGGACACGAGCCTTGATCCACTGACGTCATAGGACAGGGCATATATGCATGCCTCGCTCTCCAGTGATCCTGAAAATGGGGGAGATACCAGTAATGAGCATGACCATTTCAAAACATATGCTTTTCAACAGACATAACATAATCTAGATAACACCTAGATGATGGACCTCTAAAATAGTTTGGCTAGTTGCTATGGAGTAACCAAAGAACTCTAGGGTGATAACATTTAGGCTGATTTAAGCCGCCAGTAGCATTTCTGAATCTATTAGTGTTCTCAAGCACCTCTCTTTAAATATGAGGAAAAACATCGTGGAGACTCAAAACAGAGTTGCTTATCCTATTATCGTTGCCTGCATGATGCAAATTAAAACTTACCAGGCTGGACTATAGTCTGATCTTGTTGAAAGTTATGGCCACTCTTCCAGTCCCAAAACCACAGGCTTCCATTATCTCCTGCACAGAAGGTTTCAAATATTGACAGGTTATTAATACACACCACTGCACATCCACAACTTAGCTTAGTTTGACTACTAATAATTTTCAACCTAGTTATATAACCCAAAAAAGCTATATTATTTTTATTCAACCTTTCAAAACAAATGCACACATGATTCTGATATTTCCAATCAATAAAATATTGCATTTAAAAACATTGTGTTTCTTAATAAGACTACATGTATGTTCAATTACAACGAACATGACAATTTTTACAGTACATACCTCCAGTTGCCAAGACACCATCCTCATTTACAGCCATTGAATTGATGATTGTTTTCTGCTGCGACCTGAACGTAATGAAGATACGAGGTGTCTCAGTGGCATGTAAGAGCATAATGCAATGTCAAAGAGGGACTCAATGAGTTTCCTCTATATGTTACAAAGAATGCAGAATGTTGGAGACACAATATTTAAAAGCATAACACAATATCTAAAAGTATAACTGATCAGATCAGCTAAAAGAGAGAAAGGAGGGGGAAAGAAACCACAAGGCAATAAAGAGATTTGGTTTCCTTGCCAGGCTAAATTGGTTTCTATTTGAATCTAAATTTAGTATCTGCTTAGGAAAATATTGGAGGTACGATCCCAAGTCTACTCCCTGCTCATGTCAGGGAACTAGCAAAATGTGAAGATTCAAATTTATTATTGAAAAGGCAGGAAGGGAACAGTGTTGAAGTACAAAAGGCTGACAAGAATTCATCACAACCAGCATATGTATCAGGTAACTTAATCGGAAAAAAGGAGGTAAATTTTGGAAACTCGCAGAAACGCCCAAGGTTTCTTGGCTCGTGGGTCGTGGCACCCAACACCATGTATTGACATTTAAAAGGCATTTCCTTCTGACATCATTATATGGTATGGCTTAATCATGTAGCAGTAAGCATGAACCACAATGTATTCAGTTACAATGTGAAAATGAAAATTAATTATATGAAAGACTCACAGCATGTTGTGCAGAAATTCGCCTCTGGGAAGGCTAAACTTCTTTATGTTGTCTGCTGACGCTGATGCAAATGCTTTCCTGAAAAAGGGTTGCTATATAAAGGTCCATAACATTGTAGACAATATTGAAAATCAAATCATGGATAAAAACTTACTCCTTTGGATGAAGCGCCATAGCTCGGACAGACTTTTTATGGTGTGTAAGGGTACACATAGTCCTCCCTGCAGGAGGAAACAACTGTAATAAAAATATATACGTAAAAACCGCAGTATACAGTGTTCCATTTGACAGATGAATTACCAGCTACAAGATCCCAGAATTTAATAGTTGTATCATGTGAACCAGTGACAACTTGAGGATCCTGAGACAAGAGAAAGCAAGAAGTAAGTTTTTTTATGAACTGTAAGGCAGGACAGATCAGATTATTTACCGTAGCACAAATACATTTTAAAATAGCGTAGCTTAAATGGTAAAACTGCCGATGGCATAGGAGTTCTATCAAGGTTGCTCATTTGCCATTTATCATTGAACTTTAAACTTTACCAAAACAACCAATTGCTAGTATTTTCAAGGAGGCAAAGTATCCACGGAACCGAGAGAGACACTGCTTCAAACAGCCCATTGGCTAATTACGAGGGAGTGACTCCAAATAAAACCACATCATGAAATAAAGTGTATTGTTTGGCAGAACTCAATATTGTGGTGAATTGTGAATATGACAGGTGAAAATGCATTCTTACCGTAGGCCGAGCAAACACTGAACAGACAGTGTTGTCATGCCCTGTTAAAGCAGAAACATGTGCTTTTGTTCTGATGTCCCACACCTGTATATAACGCAAGAAAAACCAAATGAGCATTGTATACGGTGAGATTTTTCATAAGGTGCGATTGCAAGAGGGATCCATACCCTGCAAACTGAATCTCGACCACCAGTCAGTAAGATATCAATTGTTGGATGGAGAGCTAGGCAGTAAACACCACTCAGATGCCCATGGTAAGACCTAATAACCTTAACATAGAATACAGATCAGATGTCAAGAGAAGTCAAAATGCCACACAAAATACGCCATACTTAAAGTAAAAGTGCAAAACTAACCTTGTTTTGTTCAAGATCCCAACATTTTACTTGTTTGTCATCACCAGCAGAAAATAAATAAGTGTGACGTTGGCTGACAGCAAGTCCTACAGTAATGTGCAGTACATTCATCAGTTACTAAAGTTTTACACTGGGGCACAAATCTTAGTGTAAGAATGTTGAGTAGATCCTGCTCACAAAAACAAAGACAAACTTACCACGAATTTGTTCAATGTGACCAGTCAGTGTAAGCTTCAGGGTTCCTGATGCAAGATCCCATATCTACAGCAAGACACAAGTTGCAGGACGAATGAGCATACAAGAAAGTATAGTGACAAAATTGAACTGTTGACTTAACATTACACTAAGTAGATAACAGGAGGGGGAGATAGTCAACAAAAGGGCCAAGGTATGCAACATAAAGAAATATTCAAATAGGATCATCCTGATTacataccaaggaatgttatgtggtgggctttggacaaacataaagtcccaacgaagtacgtcgggctcattaaggacatgtataacaatattgtgactagtgttcgaacaagtgatggagacacggatgatttcccgattaggataggactacatcaagggtcagctttgagcccttatctgtttgccttagtgatgaatgaggtcacaagggacatacaaggggacatcccttggtgtatgcttttcgcgaacgatgtagtgctagttgatgaaagccggacaggagtgaatcagaaactggggttatggcgggagactttggagtccaaagattttagactcagtagaactaaaactaagtatatgagagacggggatattagtttggaaggtcaagtagtgcctaggaaggatacatttcgatatttaggatcaatgctacagagagacggggatattgatgaagatgttagccatacaATCaaacagggtggatgaagtggcgccaagcatctggtgtcctatgtgacaaaagggtaccacagaagctaaaaggcaagttttataggacgacgattagacctgctatgttgtatggtgcagaatgttgtcctacgaaaagacgatatgttcaacagataagtgtcgcggaaatgcgtatgttgtgttggatttgcggtcatacaagaagggatcgagttcggaacgatgatatacatgatagattaggggtagcaccaattgaagaaaagcttgtccaacaccagttgagatggtttggacatgtccaacggagacctccagaggcaccggtgcgtagtggaatcctaagccaggatagtaacgtgaagagaggcagaggaagaccgaagttgacttaggtagaggcaataaaatgagacttgaaaggatggaatatacccaaagacttagccttagattgaagtgcttggaaaacagctattcacgtgcctgagacttgattgcttctgctgggtttcaactctagcctaccccaacttgtttgggacttaaaggctttgttgttgttgttgttgatcatCCTGATTACTAGAAGATTGAAAGTCAAATAATACTAGGATGCATGACCATAAGGAACGGCTGGTACATAAGCACTATCTCCCAGGTGTCAGGTGTGGAACGCAACTGGGAACCAACCCTGTTACTGGTCATGTCTGAAGCCAATTTATATAACCCACCCAAACAGTAGATTATCAGATTGTTACAAAGCTCTAGTATCGAAGTTGTTATCAACTTCTAATAGACTAACGAAGTGCAAAGAGAAGGGAAATGGAAATTTCGGTTCATAACATAAGTGACAATTGTGGCCTCACAAAGTACCACTGTCGGTGACATGTGGG
This region includes:
- the LOC136496858 gene encoding protein pleiotropic regulatory locus 1-like, translating into MATTTADGPPVEPQSLKKLSLRSLKRSLDLFAPAHALLFTPDAESKRIRTGCKVRAEYGAVKDLPPEQGRGGQGKGPAPPSSTALALPGTKDTKDGHREGTSNAIVPVPLMLPKAPESTIPGKNTTLSIPGSSDRFSTSALMERIPSRWPRPTWHAPWKNYRVISGHLGWVRSIAFDPGNEWFCTGSADRTIKIWDLASGTLKLTLTGHIEQIRGLAVSQRHTYLFSAGDDKQVKCWDLEQNKVIRSYHGHLSGVYCLALHPTIDILLTGGRDSVCRVWDIRTKAHVSALTGHDNTVCSVFARPTDPQVVTGSHDTTIKFWDLVAGRTMCTLTHHKKSVRAMALHPKEKAFASASADNIKKFSLPRGEFLHNMLSQQKTIINSMAVNEDGVLATGGDNGSLWFWDWKSGHNFQQDQTIVQPGSLESEACIYALSYDVSGSRLVSCEADKTIKMWKEDLTATPETHPINFKPPKDIRRY